The following are from one region of the Hydrogenimonas sp. SS33 genome:
- a CDS encoding BatD family protein gives MRQNPGKLLFLFLLLPLLLFAGDVRVSVDKRRVVKGDTVTVTIEADGSEVKFPVIRQIDGFPILGTSQQSNIAIINGNVRRTTVKRLTFAPMHSVTVPSFTVSVDGKEVKTQPLKIEVTDAPPATQGKAGSGPFLQIHLNKTHVHVGEPVEMEVVLHYPAGKNVVQTRFQKPEFENIWIKQLGDTVREVRGDEVIEKQRYLIFPQKAGRFELGPLTAKIAKRVMVKPPINDPFFNDDFFNDFFARLQWNRVASNRVTLIADPLPGGVDLYGSFTLHAGVDRRKVEAGKPVTLTITVEGEGNIEDVDKFDIDIPSAVVYSDDPVVKEWVRNGRYGGRFVQKVTIVADNNYTVPSVTLRYFDRDKKRVVEKRTAPIPIEVVGGKAPTVQARQSQPAAGGGPGETKEPESEAPAIVKREGVPYGWLILAMLLGIALGAGGMAAWNKGRKLLREAKVRKEADVARAIRKAKSDRQLFDLLLPYAKEDPEIEAALQQLEANLYQNAHNKIDKALMAQIVEELEEG, from the coding sequence ATGAGACAAAACCCTGGTAAATTACTGTTTCTGTTCCTCCTGCTGCCGCTGCTGCTATTCGCCGGCGACGTGCGGGTCTCGGTGGACAAGCGGAGGGTGGTGAAAGGCGATACCGTCACCGTCACCATCGAAGCGGACGGTTCGGAGGTGAAATTCCCCGTCATCCGTCAGATCGACGGTTTCCCGATACTGGGGACCTCCCAGCAGAGCAACATCGCCATCATCAACGGCAATGTCAGGCGGACCACTGTCAAACGGCTCACCTTCGCACCGATGCATTCGGTGACGGTTCCCTCCTTTACCGTGTCGGTGGACGGGAAAGAGGTGAAGACGCAGCCTCTGAAGATCGAAGTAACCGACGCGCCGCCAGCTACCCAGGGAAAAGCCGGAAGCGGTCCGTTTCTTCAGATCCACCTGAACAAGACCCATGTCCATGTCGGCGAACCGGTGGAGATGGAGGTAGTTCTGCACTATCCCGCCGGAAAAAATGTGGTCCAAACCCGGTTCCAGAAACCGGAATTCGAAAATATCTGGATCAAACAGCTGGGTGACACGGTGCGGGAAGTGCGGGGTGACGAAGTGATCGAGAAGCAGCGCTATCTCATCTTCCCCCAGAAGGCGGGGCGCTTCGAACTGGGGCCGTTGACGGCGAAGATCGCCAAACGGGTCATGGTCAAGCCGCCCATCAACGACCCCTTTTTCAACGATGACTTTTTCAACGACTTTTTCGCCCGGCTGCAGTGGAACCGCGTCGCCTCCAACAGGGTGACGCTGATCGCCGACCCCCTGCCCGGCGGCGTGGACCTTTACGGTAGCTTCACCCTTCATGCCGGCGTCGACCGCCGCAAAGTGGAGGCGGGCAAGCCGGTGACGCTGACCATCACCGTCGAAGGGGAGGGGAATATCGAGGATGTCGACAAATTCGACATCGACATTCCCTCCGCCGTCGTCTACAGCGACGACCCCGTCGTCAAGGAGTGGGTGCGCAACGGCCGTTACGGCGGGCGGTTCGTGCAGAAGGTGACCATCGTGGCCGACAACAACTACACCGTCCCCTCCGTCACGCTGCGCTACTTCGACAGGGATAAGAAGAGGGTGGTCGAAAAGAGGACGGCTCCCATCCCCATCGAAGTGGTCGGAGGCAAAGCGCCGACGGTGCAGGCCAGGCAGAGCCAGCCCGCCGCGGGGGGCGGCCCGGGCGAAACGAAGGAACCCGAAAGCGAAGCGCCGGCGATCGTGAAGCGGGAGGGTGTTCCCTACGGGTGGCTCATTCTGGCAATGCTGCTTGGCATCGCCCTGGGAGCCGGCGGTATGGCGGCATGGAACAAGGGCCGCAAACTTTTGAGGGAGGCGAAAGTGCGCAAAGAAGCGGATGTGGCCCGCGCCATCCGCAAAGCCAAAAGCGACCGTCAACTCTTCGACCTGCTGCTGCCGTACGCCAAAGAGGACCCGGAGATCGAAGCGGCGCTGCAGCAACTGGAAGCCAACCTCTACCAAAATGCCCACAACAAGATCGACAAAGCGTTGATGGCCCAGATCGTGGAGGAGTTGGAAGAGGGGTGA
- a CDS encoding tetratricopeptide repeat protein, giving the protein MNPMAYFLISIFLLTASHAGMLDFLTLKQAKEAYEKGDYNRSAKLYEEVAKEGSQEALLDAADARYKAGDYKGALARYQRVDKPSLAFEKWHNMGNCYAHLGKIDKGIAAYKKALKIKEDKDTRFNLELLEKLKRQQQRKQNRQKKNDQKKSGQKGRKQNQNQNQNRQQSSNEQQSRQGDQKKQQQQKKNQASKQGDEKKNRNLKEKRQKKGQNGEAKKEGAQKKPKEQKANAKASRQALKQGKEQKNVPISDMELKKWNRELNRRGINTLLLPLQTKESEKRSPDETKPW; this is encoded by the coding sequence ATGAATCCGATGGCATATTTTTTAATATCAATCTTTCTTCTCACTGCCTCCCATGCGGGAATGCTCGATTTTTTGACCCTCAAACAAGCCAAAGAGGCATACGAAAAGGGCGATTACAACCGCTCGGCGAAACTCTACGAAGAGGTGGCCAAAGAGGGAAGCCAGGAGGCGCTCCTGGATGCGGCGGACGCCCGTTACAAGGCCGGCGACTACAAAGGGGCGCTTGCACGCTACCAACGGGTTGACAAACCCTCCCTCGCCTTCGAAAAGTGGCATAACATGGGCAACTGCTACGCCCATCTGGGGAAGATCGACAAGGGAATCGCCGCCTATAAAAAGGCTTTGAAGATCAAAGAGGACAAGGATACCCGCTTCAACCTGGAGTTGCTGGAGAAACTGAAACGGCAACAGCAGCGCAAACAGAACCGACAGAAGAAAAACGATCAGAAAAAGAGCGGCCAAAAGGGCCGGAAACAGAACCAAAATCAAAACCAAAACCGGCAACAGAGTTCAAATGAGCAACAGAGCCGACAGGGCGATCAGAAAAAACAACAGCAGCAGAAAAAAAACCAAGCTTCCAAACAGGGAGATGAGAAAAAGAACCGGAACCTGAAAGAGAAGCGGCAAAAAAAGGGTCAAAACGGCGAAGCCAAAAAAGAGGGGGCCCAAAAGAAGCCAAAAGAGCAAAAAGCCAATGCCAAAGCCTCCCGCCAGGCGCTCAAACAGGGTAAAGAGCAAAAAAACGTCCCGATCAGCGACATGGAGCTGAAGAAATGGAACCGCGAGCTCAACCGACGCGGCATCAATACCCTGCTGCTGCCCCTGCAGACGAAAGAGAGTGAAAAAAGGAGTCCCGATGAGACAAAACCCTGGTAA
- a CDS encoding VWA domain-containing protein — translation MITFWHPWVLVLLLLLPLLWFWGKSGGSGLRRHFSDALYRKMVSPGSGMSRNMRRLLLLGAMGLAIVALARPVIERGEIKVKEPTSDLMVAFDISRSMFADDIYPNRFEFAKRKFYELLDDLKRVRVGVVGFSSRAFLIAPLTEDFESLKYLVKHMSLDYVSLRGTDMMAPLEVTENLLKNKKQKALLLFTDGGDNQNFDKEIAYAKNHGIKVFVYAVATPKGGVMKTGNGVVRDEKGDIVVTKLNPAIAELAEATGGVYMPFGLGNGDMRRMARAIESRLKPAVAKEETIHDRVELFVYPLAGAILLFLAGISSLPRRKRQGA, via the coding sequence ATGATCACATTTTGGCATCCGTGGGTGCTGGTTCTGCTGCTCCTGCTGCCCCTTCTCTGGTTTTGGGGAAAGAGCGGCGGCAGCGGCCTGCGCCGCCACTTCAGCGACGCGCTCTACCGCAAAATGGTTTCGCCCGGAAGCGGGATGAGCCGGAACATGCGGCGGCTGCTGCTTTTGGGGGCGATGGGGCTGGCCATCGTCGCCCTGGCGCGGCCCGTCATCGAGCGGGGGGAGATCAAGGTCAAGGAGCCCACCAGCGACCTGATGGTGGCCTTCGACATTTCGAGGTCCATGTTCGCCGACGACATCTACCCCAACCGCTTCGAGTTCGCCAAGCGCAAATTCTACGAATTGCTGGACGACCTGAAGCGGGTGCGGGTCGGCGTGGTCGGGTTCAGCTCCCGCGCCTTCCTCATCGCGCCGCTGACGGAGGATTTCGAGTCGCTCAAATACCTGGTCAAACATATGAGCCTCGACTACGTCAGCCTTCGCGGCACGGACATGATGGCGCCGCTGGAGGTGACGGAAAACCTGCTCAAAAACAAGAAGCAGAAGGCGCTGCTTCTCTTCACCGACGGAGGGGACAACCAAAATTTCGACAAGGAGATCGCCTATGCCAAAAACCACGGCATCAAAGTCTTCGTCTATGCCGTGGCCACACCCAAAGGAGGTGTCATGAAGACCGGCAACGGGGTGGTGAGGGACGAGAAGGGCGACATCGTCGTCACGAAGCTCAACCCCGCCATCGCCGAACTGGCAGAAGCGACGGGAGGCGTTTACATGCCCTTTGGGCTTGGCAACGGAGATATGCGGCGGATGGCCCGGGCGATCGAGAGCCGACTCAAACCGGCGGTGGCGAAGGAGGAGACCATCCATGACCGCGTCGAACTTTTCGTCTACCCGCTGGCGGGGGCGATACTCCTCTTTCTGGCGGGTATCAGCTCCCTTCCGCGTAGAAAGAGGCAAGGAGCGTGA
- a CDS encoding VWA domain-containing protein, giving the protein MNGFTFEHPAAFLLLILFFICARWCKARYESIWFPQARRYASLGGKGGTLRQLLRFLVFLLLVTALASPVVRNDVVVTNDKGYEISLILDASGSMAQNGKFDIVKRIVTRFIQERKHDKIGLTIFADFAYVAVPLTYDKKSLLRLLEKVNVGIAGTRRTALYEALFMSTKLFAHSKAKNKIAILLTDGMDNAATVPLEVAVNTAKRYGIKVYTIGIGGPGDYDPYVLEKIAKETGGRFFQADSVRKLEQVYATIDKLEKSEIKANRYVKKAYFYMWPLAAALLLMLPLVAGRRGGAA; this is encoded by the coding sequence ATGAACGGTTTTACATTCGAACACCCTGCCGCCTTTTTGCTGCTGATCCTCTTTTTCATCTGCGCAAGGTGGTGCAAGGCGCGGTACGAGAGCATCTGGTTCCCCCAGGCACGCCGCTACGCAAGTCTCGGCGGCAAGGGCGGGACCCTGCGGCAGCTGCTGCGTTTTCTTGTCTTCCTGCTGCTGGTGACCGCTCTGGCGTCGCCGGTGGTGAGAAACGACGTGGTGGTCACCAACGACAAGGGTTACGAAATCTCCCTGATTCTCGACGCCAGCGGCTCCATGGCCCAAAACGGCAAATTCGACATCGTCAAGCGGATCGTCACCCGCTTCATCCAGGAGCGCAAACACGACAAGATCGGCCTCACGATTTTCGCCGATTTCGCCTATGTGGCGGTGCCGCTCACCTACGACAAAAAGTCGCTGCTCCGGCTGCTGGAGAAGGTCAATGTGGGCATCGCCGGCACACGCCGCACGGCGCTCTACGAAGCGCTTTTTATGAGTACCAAACTCTTCGCCCACTCCAAGGCGAAGAACAAGATCGCCATACTGCTGACTGACGGCATGGACAATGCAGCGACGGTGCCGCTGGAGGTGGCGGTCAACACGGCCAAACGCTACGGTATCAAGGTCTACACCATCGGTATCGGCGGCCCGGGGGATTACGACCCCTACGTGCTGGAAAAGATCGCCAAAGAGACGGGCGGGCGCTTCTTCCAGGCCGACTCGGTCAGGAAGCTGGAACAGGTCTACGCCACCATCGACAAGCTCGAAAAGAGTGAGATCAAAGCGAACCGCTACGTCAAGAAGGCGTACTTCTACATGTGGCCCCTGGCGGCGGCACTGCTGCTGATGCTCCCGCTGGTGGCCGGAAGACGGGGAGGTGCGGCATGA
- a CDS encoding DUF58 domain-containing protein codes for MKTKVNEIIIRTRRRLFGPNIGNNISAFQGNGIDFAELKEYTYGEDVRKINWKVTAREQKPYINVFNEERELNIVVGFLMGGSIYFGSRRQKQEVMAEILALLGFSALKNSDRVTNIFYDTDVVRWFKPTKSMNTIHAALEYALDTEVLGRRSDLQGFADFLLRSIRQRSIVILLGDFYEEADLSYLGARHELYAVTVRDPFEENPAFWGETELMDPETMARFSLEASGATRAAWRKWLKAHDEKFALHCTKHRIRHTKIYTDEDPFLKLRELMK; via the coding sequence ATGAAAACGAAAGTCAACGAAATCATCATACGGACCCGAAGGCGGCTCTTCGGACCCAATATCGGCAATAACATCTCCGCCTTCCAGGGCAACGGCATCGACTTCGCCGAACTGAAGGAGTACACCTACGGCGAAGATGTGCGCAAAATCAACTGGAAAGTGACGGCGAGAGAGCAGAAACCCTACATCAACGTCTTCAACGAAGAGCGGGAGCTCAACATCGTCGTCGGCTTTCTGATGGGCGGCTCCATCTATTTCGGCTCGCGACGGCAGAAGCAGGAGGTGATGGCGGAGATTCTGGCGCTGCTGGGTTTTTCGGCCCTCAAAAACTCCGACCGGGTCACCAACATCTTCTACGACACCGACGTGGTGCGGTGGTTCAAGCCGACCAAGAGTATGAACACGATCCACGCGGCGCTGGAATATGCCCTGGATACCGAGGTGCTTGGGCGGCGCAGCGACCTGCAGGGGTTCGCCGATTTTCTTCTGCGCTCCATCAGGCAGCGCTCCATCGTCATACTGCTGGGGGACTTTTACGAGGAGGCGGACCTCTCCTACCTGGGTGCCCGGCACGAACTCTATGCGGTGACGGTGAGGGACCCTTTCGAAGAAAACCCCGCCTTTTGGGGCGAAACGGAGCTGATGGACCCCGAAACGATGGCACGCTTCAGCCTCGAAGCCTCCGGCGCAACCCGTGCGGCGTGGCGGAAGTGGCTCAAAGCCCATGACGAGAAGTTCGCCCTCCATTGCACAAAGCACCGCATCCGCCATACGAAGATCTATACCGACGAGGATCCTTTTCTGAAACTGCGGGAGCTGATGAAATGA
- a CDS encoding MoxR family ATPase: protein MNQTIEAIKKEVGKVIVGHEHLIDSMLVALLCEGHLLVEGVPGLAKTTAINALSKALGLDFKRVQFTPDLLPSDITGTEIYDQKSGEFKVKHGPVFTNLLLADEINRAPAKVQSALLEVMQEKQVTIAEETYKVDRPFLVLATQNPVEQEGTYRLPEAQLDRFMMKVNVGYNTIEEEFEIVSRVAAKGFGAISRVAGKPEIEAMQKALDGVHVDEAVQKYMLKLIFASRYPKEYGLEEMADYIEFGASPRASIDLYRASRAVALIRGKDYVTPVDVAEVVHDVLRHRVILNYKAEAAGVDSDDIIKSILKAVRTP from the coding sequence ATGAATCAGACAATCGAAGCGATCAAAAAAGAGGTCGGCAAGGTCATCGTCGGCCACGAACATCTCATCGACAGTATGCTGGTGGCCCTTCTATGCGAGGGGCACCTGCTGGTGGAGGGGGTGCCGGGATTGGCGAAAACCACCGCTATCAACGCCCTCTCCAAGGCGCTGGGGCTGGACTTCAAGCGGGTCCAGTTCACCCCGGACCTGCTGCCCAGTGACATCACGGGCACCGAGATCTACGACCAAAAAAGCGGCGAATTCAAAGTCAAACACGGCCCGGTCTTTACCAACCTGCTTCTGGCGGACGAGATCAACCGGGCGCCGGCGAAGGTGCAGTCGGCGCTGCTGGAGGTGATGCAGGAGAAGCAGGTGACCATCGCCGAAGAGACCTACAAGGTGGACCGCCCCTTTCTGGTTCTGGCGACCCAGAACCCGGTGGAGCAGGAGGGGACCTACCGCCTTCCCGAAGCGCAGCTCGACCGTTTCATGATGAAGGTCAATGTGGGCTACAACACGATCGAAGAGGAGTTCGAGATCGTCAGCCGCGTGGCGGCCAAAGGGTTCGGCGCCATCTCCCGGGTGGCGGGCAAGCCGGAGATCGAGGCGATGCAGAAAGCCCTCGATGGGGTCCATGTGGACGAAGCGGTGCAGAAGTATATGCTCAAACTCATCTTCGCCTCCCGCTACCCCAAAGAGTATGGGCTTGAGGAGATGGCCGACTATATCGAGTTCGGCGCCAGTCCCCGGGCCTCCATCGACCTCTACCGTGCCAGCCGCGCCGTGGCGCTGATACGGGGCAAAGATTACGTCACCCCCGTGGATGTGGCGGAAGTGGTCCACGACGTCCTGCGCCACCGCGTCATCCTCAACTACAAGGCCGAGGCGGCCGGCGTGGACAGCGACGACATCATCAAAAGCATCCTCAAAGCGGTACGCACACCGTGA
- a CDS encoding TrkH family potassium uptake protein yields MNVRSIVKVQSLIGMTLGLFFLLDVMIGVLYHEAYGLFLLFDLLFLAGNAALYLLLRKEEVALHIRESILSVNLLWILIGIAGAIPLYLYTPVTFASAFFEAISGFTTTGATVYSDIENLPHMILFHRSLMHWLGGMGIIVLGVGLLSVINPTGSLSLFKAEATGIQIEKLRPKIKDTALSLWGIYLLLTLVDAGLLKLFGMNWFDAVNHAFATISTGGFSTRNSSLGYWTSPWIIWTTTLFMLLSGINFLAHLKLFYKDFSGYRSEEVRWYLIIFAVLGTLLTLVHMDFGHDGLGHAATHAFFTIASVMTTTGFATIDYGGWSHLAIAIIFIAMLIGGNAGSTAGGIKVIRYVVIFKTLGAELKRIIHPKAFISVFIDGVKQNQAILSSTFGFFALFVFTVGIVAVYIFANGYDAMTSLSGAVALVGNVGPGFGHVGPADNFGFFADLDKIVFSIGMIIGRLECYTVYILLSASFWKKF; encoded by the coding sequence ATGAACGTTAGAAGCATCGTCAAGGTCCAGAGCCTCATCGGTATGACGCTGGGCCTCTTTTTTCTTCTCGATGTGATGATAGGTGTTCTCTACCATGAAGCGTACGGCCTCTTTCTGCTCTTCGACCTTCTTTTTCTCGCCGGCAATGCCGCTCTTTACCTCCTGCTGCGCAAAGAGGAGGTGGCTCTGCATATTCGCGAAAGCATCCTTTCGGTGAACCTGCTCTGGATCCTCATCGGCATCGCCGGGGCGATACCGCTCTACCTCTATACGCCGGTCACCTTCGCGTCCGCCTTTTTCGAAGCGATCAGCGGTTTTACGACCACGGGGGCTACCGTCTACAGCGATATCGAAAATTTGCCCCACATGATCCTCTTCCACCGCAGCCTCATGCACTGGCTGGGCGGTATGGGGATCATCGTGCTGGGGGTGGGGCTTCTTTCGGTTATCAACCCCACCGGCTCCCTCTCCCTTTTCAAGGCGGAGGCGACCGGCATCCAGATCGAAAAACTCCGGCCCAAGATCAAGGATACGGCCCTGAGCCTCTGGGGCATCTACCTGCTTTTGACCCTGGTCGACGCGGGGCTGCTCAAACTCTTCGGAATGAACTGGTTCGATGCCGTCAACCACGCTTTCGCCACCATCTCCACCGGCGGTTTTTCGACCAGGAACAGCTCCCTGGGGTACTGGACCAGCCCCTGGATCATCTGGACGACGACACTCTTCATGCTCCTTTCGGGCATCAACTTCCTGGCCCATCTGAAACTCTTCTACAAAGATTTCAGCGGCTACAGAAGCGAAGAGGTGCGCTGGTATCTCATTATCTTTGCAGTGCTGGGCACGTTGCTGACGCTGGTCCACATGGACTTCGGGCACGACGGCCTCGGGCATGCGGCGACGCACGCCTTCTTCACCATCGCCTCGGTCATGACCACCACCGGGTTCGCCACCATCGACTACGGCGGATGGAGCCACCTGGCCATTGCCATTATTTTCATCGCCATGCTGATTGGCGGTAACGCCGGCTCCACCGCCGGGGGCATCAAGGTGATCCGCTACGTGGTAATCTTCAAAACCCTCGGGGCGGAGCTGAAGCGCATCATCCACCCCAAGGCGTTCATTTCGGTCTTCATCGACGGGGTGAAGCAGAACCAGGCCATCCTCTCCTCCACTTTCGGCTTTTTCGCTCTTTTCGTCTTTACCGTCGGCATCGTGGCGGTCTACATCTTCGCCAACGGCTACGACGCCATGACCTCTCTCTCCGGCGCCGTCGCCCTGGTGGGCAACGTGGGACCCGGTTTCGGCCATGTGGGTCCGGCGGACAATTTCGGCTTCTTCGCCGACCTGGACAAGATCGTCTTCTCCATCGGCATGATCATCGGCCGTCTGGAGTGCTATACCGTCTATATCCTTCTCAGCGCCTCTTTCTGGAAAAAATTTTAG
- a CDS encoding NAD-binding protein, with product MDIIIAGAGRVGFNLARTLSIGHNVTVVDRNAEALQRLQESLDILPVHGDIEDPQTYRKLIDKDADLFIAVTDLDEANLISTLIVDDFIQIKRKIIRLRNAFFAKSSIKEKLHITDAVFPLELTSDTITTLLDYPKANNIKSFKQTDFKLISLWANGIDAATEIDAPNVRLVGIERQKRFYIPDGNRVEPGDLIYLFGDESEIRSVCRRFDHDTPPAIERCVIFGAGDLGVAIASKLLQQGKEVKLVEKDVSLCRIADEKLEGEAMTLSCKYGTGELFEEEGLGHADMMIAATGNDEYNIIKCLEAREHGIRKVVAVNNELEYYNLMHSLGIVVVRGPKMSAYNAILESIYSSQVVMERKFCGGKAVVFLRKVFPDSPLVGKKIKPLKKEGIKLFLVREEKLLPFSEPIVAEEEDLLVGFTTETMAPKLKVWFYER from the coding sequence ATGGATATCATCATCGCCGGCGCGGGCCGTGTCGGCTTCAATCTGGCACGCACCCTCTCCATCGGGCACAATGTCACGGTAGTCGACCGCAACGCGGAAGCGCTGCAGCGGCTCCAGGAGAGCCTGGACATTCTGCCGGTGCACGGCGACATCGAGGACCCCCAGACCTACCGGAAACTGATCGACAAAGACGCGGACCTCTTCATAGCCGTGACGGACCTGGATGAAGCCAATCTCATTTCAACCCTCATCGTCGACGACTTCATCCAGATCAAACGGAAGATTATACGCTTGCGCAACGCCTTTTTCGCCAAGAGTTCCATCAAAGAGAAGTTGCATATTACCGATGCGGTCTTTCCTCTGGAACTCACTTCCGATACGATTACGACATTGCTGGACTACCCCAAAGCCAACAATATCAAGTCTTTCAAACAGACAGACTTCAAGCTCATCTCCCTCTGGGCCAACGGGATCGATGCCGCAACCGAGATCGATGCCCCCAATGTCCGACTCGTCGGTATCGAACGGCAAAAGCGTTTTTACATTCCGGACGGGAATCGTGTCGAACCGGGGGATCTCATCTATCTTTTCGGTGACGAAAGCGAAATACGTTCCGTCTGCCGGCGTTTCGACCACGATACGCCGCCGGCCATCGAACGGTGCGTCATTTTCGGTGCGGGGGACCTGGGCGTGGCGATCGCCTCCAAACTGCTGCAGCAAGGCAAAGAGGTGAAGCTGGTGGAGAAGGATGTCTCCCTCTGCCGTATCGCCGACGAAAAGCTGGAGGGCGAAGCGATGACGCTCAGCTGCAAATACGGTACCGGCGAGCTCTTCGAGGAGGAGGGGCTGGGCCATGCCGACATGATGATCGCCGCCACCGGCAACGACGAATACAACATCATCAAGTGTCTGGAAGCCAGGGAACACGGTATTCGAAAAGTGGTGGCGGTCAACAACGAACTGGAGTACTACAACCTGATGCACTCTCTGGGAATCGTTGTCGTCAGAGGCCCGAAAATGAGTGCCTACAATGCCATTTTGGAGAGTATCTATTCAAGCCAGGTGGTGATGGAACGAAAATTCTGCGGCGGCAAGGCAGTCGTCTTTCTACGTAAAGTCTTTCCCGACAGTCCTCTCGTAGGCAAAAAGATCAAACCCTTGAAAAAAGAGGGCATCAAACTCTTCCTGGTAAGGGAAGAAAAACTGCTCCCTTTCAGCGAGCCCATTGTTGCGGAAGAGGAGGATCTTCTCGTCGGATTCACCACGGAAACGATGGCGCCCAAACTGAAAGTGTGGTTCTATGAACGTTAG
- a CDS encoding chloride channel protein → MIKKHMTEQTAILLSVSKWVILSSFVGVVIGAIVTGFLKILQLAEKSQHDFPFHYYYMLPFALAATVWIVRTFAPSAEGHGTEKVIEAVHKKHGKIDVKVIPVKLFATVLTIFAGGSVGKEGPGAQIGAGAASALSDILRFSPEDRKKLVICGISAGFASVFGTPIAGAIFGVEVLIIGVILYDVLLPSFIAGFAAFTTAQFLGVDYTYYDIRFYQNVALDLPLIFQVVAAGLFFGFVSDIVVSAVVWSHKLIQKIKLHPVLIAFLGGVVLIILAWIFGDKYLGLGLETIGNTLNPDPYFSRDLPWYAFLLKTLFTSITLGVGGSGGIITPIFYIGATSGHAFGQLIGGDHIALFAALGFVSVLAGATNAPIAATIMAVELFGLEIAHYAALSAVISFLITGHRSVFPSQILAMKKSEMLEVKVGEVIEKAEVDLEEKEIGKIRDIKERLRLRREKLREQQRRTPSVTSPKSGAKSPKQES, encoded by the coding sequence ATGATAAAAAAACATATGACCGAACAGACTGCCATCCTGCTGAGTGTCTCCAAATGGGTGATCCTCTCCTCTTTTGTCGGGGTGGTCATCGGAGCCATCGTGACCGGTTTTCTGAAAATTCTGCAGCTGGCGGAGAAGAGTCAGCACGATTTTCCCTTCCACTACTACTACATGCTCCCCTTCGCGCTGGCGGCGACGGTCTGGATCGTCCGCACTTTCGCTCCCAGCGCCGAAGGGCACGGGACGGAGAAGGTGATCGAAGCGGTCCACAAAAAGCACGGCAAGATCGACGTGAAGGTGATACCCGTCAAACTTTTCGCCACGGTCCTGACCATCTTCGCCGGCGGTTCGGTGGGTAAGGAAGGCCCCGGCGCGCAGATCGGTGCCGGAGCCGCCTCCGCCCTCTCCGACATTCTGCGCTTCTCGCCGGAAGACAGGAAGAAGCTGGTCATCTGCGGTATCAGTGCCGGTTTCGCGTCGGTTTTCGGCACCCCCATCGCCGGCGCCATCTTCGGCGTGGAGGTGCTCATTATCGGCGTCATCCTCTACGATGTGCTGCTTCCCTCCTTCATCGCCGGTTTCGCCGCTTTTACCACCGCCCAGTTCCTGGGGGTCGACTACACCTACTACGACATCCGCTTCTACCAGAATGTCGCGCTGGACCTGCCCCTGATCTTCCAGGTCGTCGCGGCGGGTCTCTTTTTCGGTTTCGTCTCCGACATTGTTGTCTCCGCTGTTGTATGGAGCCACAAACTGATTCAGAAGATCAAGCTCCATCCGGTGCTTATCGCCTTTCTCGGCGGAGTCGTGCTGATCATTCTGGCGTGGATTTTCGGAGACAAGTACCTGGGCCTGGGGCTGGAGACCATCGGCAACACCCTCAACCCCGACCCCTACTTCTCCCGAGACCTGCCATGGTACGCCTTTTTGCTCAAGACCCTTTTTACCTCCATCACCCTGGGGGTCGGCGGCAGCGGCGGGATCATCACCCCCATCTTCTACATCGGGGCGACCAGCGGCCACGCCTTCGGGCAGCTGATCGGCGGTGACCATATCGCCCTTTTCGCGGCCCTGGGTTTCGTGAGCGTTCTCGCCGGCGCCACCAACGCCCCGATCGCCGCGACGATCATGGCGGTGGAACTCTTCGGCCTGGAGATCGCCCACTACGCGGCGCTGAGTGCCGTCATCAGCTTTCTGATCACCGGTCACCGCTCCGTCTTTCCCTCCCAGATCCTGGCGATGAAAAAGTCGGAGATGCTGGAAGTGAAGGTAGGGGAGGTCATAGAAAAAGCCGAAGTAGACCTGGAAGAGAAGGAGATCGGCAAGATCCGGGACATCAAGGAGCGCCTGCGCCTGCGACGCGAAAAGCTTCGGGAACAGCAGCGCCGCACGCCCAGTGTCACTTCTCCAAAAAGCGGGGCAAAATCTCCGAAACAGGAGTCGTAA